One segment of Fuscovulum ytuae DNA contains the following:
- a CDS encoding SDR family oxidoreductase, whose amino-acid sequence MNGHILITGAGSGIGRATARAFLAAGWQVALVGRRRDALEETAGDSGALILPADVGDPAEVEAVFAAVARDWGRLDVLFNNAGILVKAAPIDEIPVEDWLRLERVNITGMFLCARAAFGLMRRQTPQGGRIINNGSISAHAPRPGSAPYTTSKHAVTGLTKTLALDGRRFDIACGQIDIGNALTEMAAAFTKGVPQADGSVKVEPVMDVSHVAEAVLHMANLPLSTNIPFLTIMARDMPFVGRG is encoded by the coding sequence ATGAACGGACATATCCTGATCACGGGCGCAGGCAGCGGCATCGGGCGTGCGACTGCACGGGCCTTCCTTGCCGCAGGCTGGCAGGTGGCGCTGGTCGGGCGGCGGCGGGATGCGCTGGAGGAAACGGCAGGCGACAGTGGCGCGCTGATCCTGCCTGCGGATGTGGGCGATCCGGCAGAGGTGGAGGCGGTCTTCGCCGCAGTGGCGCGGGATTGGGGGCGGTTGGATGTTCTGTTCAACAATGCCGGGATTTTGGTCAAGGCCGCGCCGATCGACGAAATTCCGGTGGAGGATTGGCTGCGGCTTGAACGTGTGAACATCACCGGTATGTTTTTATGCGCGCGTGCGGCCTTTGGCCTTATGCGTCGGCAGACGCCGCAGGGCGGGCGGATCATTAATAACGGGTCGATCTCGGCCCATGCGCCCCGGCCCGGATCGGCGCCCTATACGACGTCGAAACATGCGGTAACGGGGCTTACGAAAACGCTTGCCCTTGACGGGCGGCGTTTTGATATCGCCTGCGGTCAGATCGATATCGGCAATGCCCTGACCGAAATGGCCGCCGCTTTCACAAAAGGTGTGCCGCAGGCGGATGGGTCGGTAAAGGTAGAACCCGTCATGGATGTTTCCCATGTCGCCGAAGCCGTGTTGCACATGGCAAACCTGCCGCTGTCGACGAACATCCCCTTCCTGACGATCATGGCGCGGGACATGCCATTTGTCGGACGGGGATGA
- a CDS encoding ArsR/SmtB family transcription factor has protein sequence MTERATAAAAFLKALSHEGRLMILCHLSSGEKSVTELERLLDQRQAAVSQQLARLRLEGLVACRREGKAIFYSIQDPKVSRTIALVYDMFCREV, from the coding sequence ATGACCGAACGCGCCACGGCGGCGGCGGCATTTCTGAAGGCGCTGTCGCATGAGGGGCGGCTGATGATCCTGTGCCACCTTTCGTCGGGCGAAAAGTCGGTCACCGAACTGGAACGCCTGCTCGATCAACGTCAGGCCGCCGTCAGCCAGCAATTGGCGCGCCTGCGTCTGGAAGGCCTCGTCGCTTGCCGCCGCGAAGGCAAGGCGATCTTCTACTCCATTCAAGACCCCAAGGTCAGCCGCACCATCGCGCTGGTCTACGACATGTTCTGCCGCGAGGTGTAA
- a CDS encoding flavin reductase family protein, with protein MTDPSPLEFTPGPETGRALRDALGRFATGVTVITCRGPDGPLGITVNSFASVSLDPALVLWSVDRASSRAAAFVAADTFAIHILGREERDIAARFTRNGASFDGLNWTSGPDGLPVLNGTLARFECARHATHDGGDHLILIGAVRRAAFRNGAPLIFSQGHFGDFAF; from the coding sequence ATGACCGACCCGTCCCCGCTTGAATTCACACCAGGCCCCGAAACAGGCCGCGCCTTGCGCGATGCGCTTGGGCGCTTTGCCACGGGCGTCACCGTCATCACCTGCCGCGGCCCTGACGGCCCGCTGGGGATCACGGTAAACAGCTTCGCCTCCGTCTCGCTTGACCCGGCGCTGGTGCTTTGGTCAGTCGACCGCGCCTCTTCGCGCGCCGCCGCCTTTGTTGCGGCGGACACCTTTGCCATCCACATCCTTGGGCGTGAAGAACGCGACATCGCCGCCCGCTTCACCCGCAATGGGGCCAGTTTCGATGGTCTGAACTGGACAAGTGGCCCAGATGGCCTGCCCGTCCTGAACGGCACTCTTGCCCGCTTTGAATGTGCCCGCCACGCCACTCACGATGGAGGCGATCACCTAATCCTTATCGGCGCGGTGCGACGCGCGGCGTTCCGAAACGGTGCCCCGCTGATCTTTTCCCAAGGGCATTTCGGCGATTTTGCCTTCTGA
- a CDS encoding PHP domain-containing protein, which translates to MQRPLSAFTASGRFWRGNLHTHSTRSDGVLSPEEVCRRYRAEGYDFLALTDHFVGLWGYPIVDTVPFRTEGFTTILGAELHSGAMANGELWHILAVGLPPDFAPSHSPDFLPRPDQETAAEIAARAVAAGAFVAIAHPQWSGLTLADARTITAAHAVEVYNHGCAAGCDRPDGFAIADLLLSEGRKLSMIATDDAHFSEPDHFGGWVMVKAEENAPEALLAALKRGDFYSSQGPELRDVRIEGDAVVVESSAVASVIVQGWGTGAKGVHGASMTRTEVPLARLLNSPWLRVTVIDAAGKRAWSNPFWRDTEGGNPRV; encoded by the coding sequence ATGCAGCGACCGCTTTCCGCCTTTACGGCATCGGGACGCTTTTGGCGCGGCAATCTGCATACCCATTCCACCCGGTCGGACGGGGTGCTTTCACCAGAAGAGGTGTGCCGCCGCTATCGCGCGGAAGGCTATGATTTCCTTGCCCTGACCGATCATTTCGTGGGGCTGTGGGGCTATCCGATCGTGGATACGGTTCCCTTCCGAACCGAAGGCTTCACCACCATCCTTGGGGCAGAGCTGCATTCGGGCGCGATGGCCAATGGCGAGTTGTGGCATATCCTTGCCGTCGGCCTGCCGCCGGATTTCGCCCCGTCGCATTCCCCGGATTTCCTGCCGCGCCCCGATCAGGAAACGGCGGCCGAGATTGCCGCGCGGGCGGTGGCGGCGGGGGCTTTCGTGGCCATTGCCCATCCGCAATGGTCTGGCCTGACGCTGGCCGATGCGCGGACGATCACGGCGGCCCATGCGGTAGAGGTCTATAACCACGGTTGCGCCGCAGGCTGCGACCGACCGGACGGCTTTGCCATCGCGGACCTTCTGCTGAGCGAAGGGCGCAAGCTTTCGATGATCGCCACGGATGACGCCCATTTCTCGGAACCCGATCATTTTGGCGGCTGGGTCATGGTGAAGGCCGAGGAGAACGCGCCGGAGGCCTTGCTTGCCGCGCTGAAGCGGGGGGATTTCTATTCCTCGCAAGGGCCGGAATTGCGCGACGTGCGGATCGAGGGGGATGCGGTGGTGGTCGAAAGCTCTGCCGTGGCCTCGGTCATCGTGCAGGGCTGGGGGACGGGGGCGAAAGGGGTGCACGGGGCATCCATGACCCGGACCGAGGTGCCGCTGGCGCGGCTCCTCAACAGTCCGTGGCTGCGTGTGACGGTGATCGATGCGGCGGGCAAGCGGGCGTGGTCAAACCCGTTCTGGCGCGATACCGAAGGCGGGAACCCACGGGTCTGA
- the hutU gene encoding urocanate hydratase: MNKRHNLRDIYPPTGPEITAKSWLTEAPMRMLMNNLHPDVAENPHELVVYGGIGRAARTWEDFDRIVATLKTLNDDETLLVQSGKPVGVFRTHKDAPRVLIANSNLVPHWANWDHFNELDKKGLAMYGQMTAGSWIYIGTQGIVQGTYETFAEAGRQHYGGSLSGRWILTGGLGGMGGAQPLAAVMAGASCLAVEVDETRIDFRIRTRYLDAKAHTLDEALALIADWTSKGEAKSVGLLGNAAEIFPELVARMKAGGPRPDIVTDQTSAHDPLHGYCPAGWTTAEWRAKQETDPKAVEKAARASMRAHVAAMVDFWNAGVPTLDYGNNIRQVALDEGLENAFAFPGFVPAYIRPLFCKGIGPFRWCALSGDPEDIYATDRAMKRLFPENAHLHRWLDMAQERIAFQGLPARICWIGLGDRHRAGLMFNDMVKSGELKAPVVIGRDHLDSGSVASPNRETEAMRDGSDAVSDWPLLNALLNTASGATWVSLHHGGGVGMGFSQHSGMVIVADGTEDAARRLNNVLWNDPATGVMRHADAGYDIALDHARAMNLRLPGILGN; this comes from the coding sequence ATGAACAAGCGTCATAATCTCCGCGACATCTACCCCCCCACCGGCCCGGAAATCACCGCCAAAAGCTGGCTGACAGAGGCCCCGATGCGGATGCTGATGAACAACCTGCATCCCGATGTGGCCGAGAACCCTCATGAACTGGTGGTCTATGGCGGCATCGGCCGCGCTGCCCGGACATGGGAAGATTTCGACCGCATCGTTGCTACGCTGAAAACCCTGAACGATGACGAAACCCTTCTCGTGCAATCCGGCAAACCTGTGGGCGTTTTCCGCACCCACAAGGACGCGCCGCGTGTTCTGATCGCCAATTCCAACCTCGTCCCTCATTGGGCAAATTGGGATCATTTCAACGAGTTGGATAAGAAAGGCCTGGCCATGTATGGCCAGATGACCGCTGGGTCGTGGATCTATATCGGCACGCAAGGCATCGTCCAAGGCACCTATGAAACCTTCGCCGAAGCAGGCCGCCAGCACTACGGCGGCTCCCTTTCGGGCCGCTGGATTCTGACCGGGGGTCTTGGCGGGATGGGCGGTGCGCAACCCCTTGCAGCTGTCATGGCGGGTGCCTCATGCCTTGCGGTCGAGGTGGATGAAACCCGCATCGATTTCCGCATCCGCACCCGCTATCTGGATGCCAAGGCCCATACGCTGGACGAAGCCCTTGCCCTCATCGCCGACTGGACCTCGAAGGGAGAGGCGAAATCCGTGGGCCTTCTCGGCAATGCCGCCGAAATCTTTCCTGAACTCGTCGCCCGGATGAAGGCAGGCGGCCCCCGCCCCGACATCGTCACCGACCAGACCTCGGCCCATGATCCGCTACATGGTTATTGCCCCGCAGGCTGGACCACCGCGGAATGGCGGGCCAAGCAGGAAACCGATCCAAAGGCCGTGGAAAAGGCCGCCCGCGCCTCTATGCGCGCCCATGTCGCCGCGATGGTGGATTTCTGGAATGCGGGCGTGCCCACGCTGGATTATGGCAACAATATCAGACAGGTGGCACTGGATGAGGGGTTGGAGAATGCCTTCGCCTTCCCCGGCTTTGTTCCTGCCTATATCCGCCCCCTCTTTTGCAAAGGGATCGGCCCCTTCCGCTGGTGCGCGCTGTCGGGTGACCCCGAGGATATCTACGCCACCGACCGCGCGATGAAGCGGCTTTTCCCCGAAAACGCCCATCTGCACCGCTGGCTGGATATGGCGCAGGAACGGATCGCCTTCCAAGGCCTGCCCGCCCGCATCTGTTGGATCGGGCTGGGCGACCGGCACCGCGCCGGGCTGATGTTCAACGATATGGTGAAATCGGGCGAGTTGAAGGCCCCCGTTGTCATCGGCCGCGACCATCTCGATAGCGGCTCTGTCGCCTCTCCCAACCGCGAGACAGAGGCAATGCGGGACGGATCGGATGCGGTATCGGACTGGCCACTTCTGAATGCGCTTCTGAACACGGCATCGGGCGCGACATGGGTGTCGCTGCATCATGGCGGCGGCGTTGGTATGGGCTTTTCACAGCATTCCGGGATGGTCATCGTGGCGGATGGTACCGAGGATGCCGCGCGCCGCCTGAACAATGTGCTCTGGAACGACCCGGCCACGGGCGTGATGCGCCATGCCGATGCGGGCTATGACATCGCGCTCGATCATGCCCGCGCCATGAACCTGCGTCTGCCGGGTATTCTGGGGAATTGA
- the hutH gene encoding histidine ammonia-lyase has protein sequence MTPEILNPGGTTLTQIEHIYRSGCPARLHPSARTGIDAASAQIAAAAAGDAAVYGVNTGFGKLASLKIAAKDTATLQRNLILSHCCGVGDPMPRNVARLMMVLKLLSLGRGASGVRWEIVAQIEAMLEQGITPVIPAQGSVGASGDLAPLAHMAAVMIGAGQAEVDGHTLPATQALARKGLSPVTLGPKEGLALINGTQFSTAYALAGLFDAWRNAQAALVISAMSTDAIMGSTAPLHPQIHALRGHTGQIEAAATLRALLDGSPIRESHRDGDTRVQDPYCIRCQPQVTGAAMDILRQAAQTLEIEANAATDNPLVLSDGQIVSGGNFHAEPVGFAADMIALAVSEIGAIAQRRVALMVDPTLSFDLPPFLTPNPGLNSGLMIAEVTTAALMSENKHLAHPTVTDSTPTSANQEDHVSMAAHGARRLGQMNANLSHILGVEALCAAQGIEFRAPLTTSPPLQKALARLRAEVETLGEDRYLAPDLETASRLVAAGDLAAAAAIPLPML, from the coding sequence TTGACGCCTGAAATTCTCAATCCCGGTGGCACAACACTTACACAAATCGAACATATCTACCGATCTGGCTGCCCCGCCCGCCTGCACCCCTCCGCCCGCACGGGTATCGATGCGGCATCCGCCCAGATCGCCGCCGCCGCCGCAGGCGATGCCGCCGTCTATGGGGTCAATACCGGCTTTGGCAAACTCGCCTCGCTCAAGATCGCGGCCAAGGATACCGCCACGCTTCAGCGTAACCTGATCCTGTCGCATTGCTGCGGCGTGGGCGACCCGATGCCCCGCAATGTGGCCCGCCTGATGATGGTGCTGAAACTCCTCTCGCTTGGGCGCGGGGCCTCTGGCGTCCGCTGGGAAATCGTCGCCCAGATCGAGGCGATGCTCGAACAGGGCATCACCCCCGTCATCCCCGCCCAAGGCTCCGTCGGTGCCTCCGGCGACCTTGCCCCCCTCGCCCATATGGCCGCCGTGATGATCGGCGCGGGGCAGGCCGAGGTGGACGGCCACACCCTCCCCGCGACCCAAGCCCTTGCCAGGAAAGGCCTTTCCCCCGTCACCTTGGGCCCGAAAGAGGGCCTCGCCCTCATCAACGGCACACAGTTCTCCACCGCCTATGCCTTGGCAGGCCTCTTCGACGCATGGCGCAATGCGCAGGCCGCCCTTGTCATTTCGGCCATGTCGACCGATGCAATCATGGGTTCCACCGCCCCCCTGCATCCACAAATCCACGCCCTTCGGGGCCATACCGGCCAGATCGAGGCTGCCGCCACCCTGCGCGCCCTGCTCGATGGATCGCCCATCCGCGAAAGCCACCGCGACGGCGATACCCGCGTGCAAGATCCCTATTGCATCCGCTGCCAGCCACAGGTCACCGGGGCCGCCATGGATATCCTGCGGCAGGCCGCACAAACCCTTGAAATCGAAGCCAATGCTGCAACCGACAACCCACTGGTCCTGTCCGACGGGCAGATCGTTTCGGGCGGGAATTTCCACGCCGAACCCGTGGGTTTCGCGGCGGATATGATTGCCTTGGCGGTTTCAGAAATCGGCGCCATCGCCCAGCGCCGCGTCGCACTGATGGTGGACCCCACGCTTTCCTTCGACCTGCCGCCCTTCCTCACCCCGAACCCCGGCCTGAATTCCGGCCTGATGATCGCCGAGGTGACGACAGCAGCTTTGATGAGCGAAAACAAACACCTCGCCCATCCCACCGTCACCGACTCCACCCCCACCAGCGCCAATCAGGAAGACCATGTCAGCATGGCCGCCCATGGTGCGCGCCGCCTTGGCCAGATGAACGCCAACCTCTCTCACATTCTGGGGGTCGAGGCGCTTTGCGCCGCGCAGGGGATCGAATTTCGCGCCCCCCTGACCACATCGCCCCCGCTGCAAAAGGCCCTCGCCCGCCTGCGGGCCGAGGTCGAAACGCTGGGCGAAGATCGCTACCTCGCCCCTGATCTTGAAACGGCCTCCCGCCTTGTCGCCGCAGGCGACCTTGCGGCGGCGGCTGCCATTCCGCTTCCCATGCTTTGA
- the hutI gene encoding imidazolonepropionase, which produces MAILLTGITAATMQGGYGLIPDAALLIEGETIAWIGPRSAAPKAQTIDLNGKLLTPGLIDAHTHLVFAGNRAAEFELRLQGASYEEIARQGGGILSTVTATRAASEDDLIAQSLPRLDAMIAQGMTTVEIKSGYGLTAEDELKMLRAARRLGQLRPVTITTTHLAAHAIPPEYKGNADGYINEVAIPSLSAAKAEGLIDAVDAFCETIAFTPAQVDRLFTAARALGLRVKLHAEQLSDQSGAELAARHAALSADHLEHLSAEGIAAMARAGTVAGILPGAFYTLRDTHIPPITALRAAGVPMAVATDCNPGSSPMTSLPLAMNMACTLFRMTPEEALLGTTAHAARALGLADRGTLAPGMRADLCLWNLTHPAELSYRIGAEALHKSIFGGHLDA; this is translated from the coding sequence ATGGCGATTCTCCTCACCGGGATCACGGCGGCCACGATGCAGGGCGGCTATGGGCTAATCCCAGATGCGGCCCTTTTGATCGAAGGCGAAACGATCGCCTGGATCGGGCCTCGCAGCGCGGCACCAAAGGCGCAAACCATTGACCTAAATGGAAAACTCCTTACCCCCGGCCTGATCGATGCCCATACCCATCTGGTCTTCGCAGGCAACCGCGCCGCCGAATTTGAACTGCGCCTGCAAGGCGCCAGCTACGAAGAGATCGCCCGCCAAGGCGGCGGCATCCTCTCCACCGTCACTGCCACCCGCGCTGCTTCCGAAGACGACCTGATCGCCCAATCCCTCCCCCGCCTCGACGCGATGATCGCCCAAGGCATGACCACCGTCGAAATCAAATCCGGCTACGGCCTTACTGCGGAGGATGAGCTGAAAATGCTCCGCGCCGCCCGCCGCCTCGGCCAGTTGCGCCCTGTCACGATCACCACCACCCACCTCGCCGCCCATGCCATCCCCCCGGAATATAAGGGAAATGCGGATGGCTATATCAATGAGGTTGCGATCCCCTCGCTCAGCGCCGCGAAGGCCGAAGGCCTGATCGATGCCGTAGACGCCTTCTGCGAAACCATTGCCTTCACGCCTGCGCAGGTGGACCGCCTCTTCACCGCCGCCCGCGCCTTGGGCCTGCGGGTGAAACTTCATGCCGAACAACTCTCAGATCAAAGCGGCGCGGAACTCGCGGCCCGCCATGCCGCCCTCTCTGCCGATCACTTGGAACATCTCTCTGCCGAAGGCATCGCGGCAATGGCCCGCGCGGGCACCGTGGCGGGTATCCTGCCGGGGGCCTTCTACACACTTCGCGACACCCATATCCCCCCGATCACGGCCCTGCGTGCGGCGGGTGTCCCGATGGCCGTCGCCACCGATTGCAATCCCGGCTCATCCCCCATGACCTCGCTGCCCTTGGCCATGAACATGGCCTGCACCCTCTTTCGCATGACCCCGGAAGAGGCGCTTCTTGGCACGACCGCCCATGCGGCCCGCGCGCTGGGTCTGGCCGATCGCGGCACCCTTGCCCCCGGCATGCGCGCCGATCTTTGCCTTTGGAACCTGACCCATCCGGCCGAACTTTCCTACCGCATCGGGGCCGAGGCTTTGCACAAATCAATCTTCGGAGGCCATCTTGACGCCTGA
- a CDS encoding formimidoylglutamate deiminase — translation MLIHAERALLPKGWASDVGVRIEGGRVVAVGPAMGGQRVGCLLPAPVNLHSHAFQRAMAGMTERRSAGQDSFWTWRSLMYRFLDRLTPEDVEAIAAQVMVEMAEAGFAAVAEFHYLHHQPGGVPYANLAEMSERIVNAAEETGFGLTLLPVLYQRGGCDGRALSAGQMRFGNDPERFARMWEGAAAAVKRLPDGATGVAPHSLRAVDVAGLQMAERLAPDAPIHIHLAEQVAEVEEVSAAYGARPVEWLLANAAVDGRWCPIHCTQMTEAETVALARSGAVAGLCPITEANLGDGIFDGVRFAGAGGRWGVGSDSNVRISLAEELRLFEYSQRLRDRGRAMLAEGSRSTGRVLWEGAVQGGAMAAGRASGAICEGAVADLVALDMGSVHLAGREADEILDAFVFAGNDALVAEVWSAGRHIVTGGRHVARERVEGRFRAVMAGLRERA, via the coding sequence ATGTTGATCCATGCAGAACGCGCGTTGTTGCCAAAGGGCTGGGCGTCGGATGTGGGGGTGCGTATCGAGGGCGGGCGGGTGGTGGCGGTGGGGCCAGCCATGGGTGGCCAGCGGGTGGGCTGCCTGTTGCCCGCGCCCGTAAACCTGCATTCGCACGCCTTTCAGCGCGCGATGGCGGGGATGACAGAGCGGCGAAGTGCCGGGCAGGACAGTTTCTGGACCTGGCGTTCGTTGATGTATCGCTTTCTGGACCGCTTGACGCCCGAGGATGTGGAGGCAATCGCCGCGCAGGTGATGGTTGAGATGGCAGAAGCCGGGTTCGCCGCCGTGGCGGAGTTCCATTATCTGCATCATCAGCCCGGAGGCGTGCCTTATGCCAATCTGGCAGAAATGTCTGAACGCATCGTCAACGCGGCGGAAGAAACCGGGTTTGGCCTGACGCTGCTGCCGGTTCTCTATCAGCGTGGCGGCTGTGACGGGCGGGCGCTGTCGGCAGGGCAGATGCGGTTTGGCAATGATCCGGAGCGGTTCGCACGGATGTGGGAGGGGGCGGCCGCGGCGGTGAAACGGTTGCCGGATGGGGCAACGGGGGTTGCGCCGCATTCGCTGCGGGCGGTGGATGTGGCGGGGTTGCAGATGGCAGAGCGGCTTGCCCCCGATGCGCCGATCCACATTCATCTGGCTGAGCAAGTGGCTGAAGTGGAAGAGGTTTCTGCCGCTTATGGGGCGCGTCCGGTAGAGTGGCTTTTGGCCAATGCGGCGGTGGATGGGCGTTGGTGCCCGATCCATTGCACCCAGATGACCGAGGCCGAAACAGTGGCCTTGGCGCGTTCCGGGGCCGTGGCGGGGCTGTGCCCGATCACCGAGGCAAATCTGGGCGATGGCATCTTTGACGGGGTGCGCTTTGCAGGCGCGGGAGGGCGCTGGGGCGTGGGGTCGGACAGCAATGTGCGTATCTCGTTGGCCGAGGAATTGCGGCTGTTTGAGTATTCGCAGCGGTTGCGCGATCGGGGGCGGGCGATGCTGGCCGAGGGTTCCCGGTCGACCGGGCGAGTGCTGTGGGAGGGGGCGGTGCAAGGGGGGGCGATGGCGGCGGGCCGCGCCTCTGGCGCGATCTGCGAGGGGGCGGTGGCGGATCTTGTGGCGCTGGATATGGGATCGGTCCATCTGGCGGGGCGGGAAGCGGATGAGATCCTTGATGCCTTTGTTTTTGCAGGAAATGATGCGCTTGTGGCCGAGGTCTGGTCGGCCGGGCGGCATATCGTGACGGGGGGGCGGCATGTGGCGCGGGAGCGCGTGGAAGGGCGGTTCCGCGCGGTGATGGCGGGCCTGCGGGAGCGGGCGTGA
- a CDS encoding GntR family transcriptional regulator: MGWEGVRDEVLRRIRARDWAPGEVIPGEEALAVEFGVARATVNRALRDLAEAGLLERRRKAGTRVALLPVRKATLEISIIRQEVEARGEVYGHRVLESRMEGVPLAVALRMGVAAGARMMFLETLHLAGGRPFAHEVRWLNIAVLPGGVVPDFGEVSANEWLVQNVAYATGDIEFSAESARPEEAAALGIRAGDPVFVTERATWTAEAPITFVRLLHGPGYRLRTMV; the protein is encoded by the coding sequence ATGGGCTGGGAAGGGGTGCGGGACGAGGTGTTGCGCCGAATTCGGGCGCGGGACTGGGCGCCGGGAGAGGTTATTCCGGGGGAAGAGGCCTTGGCGGTGGAATTCGGGGTGGCGCGGGCGACGGTGAACCGGGCGCTGCGCGATCTGGCGGAGGCGGGGCTTCTGGAGCGGCGCAGGAAGGCGGGAACACGGGTGGCTCTGTTGCCGGTGCGCAAGGCGACGCTGGAAATTTCCATTATACGGCAAGAGGTTGAGGCGCGAGGCGAGGTCTATGGCCATCGCGTGTTGGAGAGCCGGATGGAAGGCGTGCCCTTGGCGGTGGCCTTGCGGATGGGGGTGGCGGCGGGGGCGCGGATGATGTTCCTTGAGACGCTACATCTGGCGGGGGGGCGGCCCTTTGCGCATGAGGTGCGGTGGTTGAATATTGCTGTGCTGCCGGGGGGCGTGGTGCCCGATTTTGGCGAGGTGAGCGCCAATGAATGGTTGGTGCAGAATGTGGCCTATGCCACTGGGGATATTGAGTTTTCTGCCGAAAGCGCACGGCCTGAAGAGGCGGCGGCATTGGGGATAAGGGCAGGCGATCCGGTTTTTGTGACAGAGCGGGCGACATGGACGGCGGAGGCCCCGATCACCTTTGTGCGGCTGCTGCATGGGCCGGGATATCGGCTGCGGACGATGGTCTGA
- a CDS encoding LysR family transcriptional regulator: MQIDLLDTFLDLAETRSFNRTAERMGLTQSTVSARIAALEQALGAKLFTRSRAGTDLTIEGGRFESHARALRHEWHEARRRIKVPDRAAHLIRLGIQNDLAAQHIGEWIADFRRALPDTAFYIEPDYSNQMCADVLTGILDFAVMYSPKPHPDLHFAQLGEVTYRMVSTDTDRRAEVNPQTFIFAHFSPAFEAMHRDLTPEFASAPVSVGQSATVASLLTAMGGAGYVLERTATQMLASGRFREVADAPVLRQPVYAATHLRHRITPLHRKLHRIVQRRLTGR, encoded by the coding sequence ATGCAGATCGACCTTCTCGACACCTTCCTCGACCTTGCCGAAACCCGCAGCTTCAACCGCACGGCAGAACGGATGGGGCTGACCCAATCCACCGTCTCTGCCCGCATCGCGGCACTGGAACAGGCGCTGGGGGCGAAACTCTTCACCCGCTCCCGCGCGGGCACGGACCTCACCATCGAAGGCGGCCGCTTCGAATCCCATGCCCGCGCGCTCCGCCACGAATGGCACGAGGCGCGGCGCCGGATCAAAGTCCCCGACCGCGCCGCCCATCTGATCCGCCTTGGCATCCAGAACGACCTCGCCGCCCAGCATATCGGCGAATGGATCGCCGATTTCCGCCGCGCGCTTCCCGACACGGCCTTCTATATCGAACCCGATTATTCCAACCAGATGTGCGCCGATGTCCTGACGGGCATCCTCGACTTCGCGGTGATGTATTCCCCAAAACCCCATCCCGACCTGCATTTCGCACAACTGGGTGAGGTGACCTACCGCATGGTCAGCACCGATACCGACCGCCGGGCCGAGGTGAACCCACAGACCTTCATCTTCGCCCATTTCTCCCCGGCCTTTGAGGCGATGCATCGCGACCTGACGCCCGAATTCGCCTCTGCCCCCGTCTCGGTCGGACAAAGCGCGACGGTGGCCTCCCTCCTCACCGCGATGGGCGGGGCGGGCTATGTGCTGGAACGCACCGCCACCCAGATGCTCGCCTCAGGCCGCTTCCGCGAGGTGGCCGATGCCCCGGTCCTGCGCCAGCCCGTCTATGCCGCAACCCATCTGCGCCACCGCATCACCCCCCTGCACCGCAAACTCCACCGCATCGTCCAGCGCCGCCTGACGGGGCGATGA